A portion of the Pedobacter cryoconitis genome contains these proteins:
- a CDS encoding RagB/SusD family nutrient uptake outer membrane protein: protein MRTKYLILFATLLIFGTGCRKYVEIEQKNVRTLKYTTDFRYVMNNIQNLEGTCSYPIFSGDDTEITDPSRILAMDDIQSNVYTWSAKYTSDSQGDSDWNGLYKTIYTCNEVIAGVRDSQGGTNADKEQIYAEALVHRAYAYLILVNMYGKQYNSATSSTDLGVPLLLTPNLYTSLKRQPVAAVYAQIQKDLTESVSRLPALPDYNMKPAKVSAYAILSRTYLNMRDFNRAGLYADSSLTLQSTLLDLQKYATAPGTVPTRLNDPEVLLSKTTGVTVTAVSISNDLLTSMGTRDLRYQIFTGARSVFGRSFSGTFTGRAYSRYLLNGEFVIVNGPSVPEMMLVKAECLARAGNATSAISMVNNLRKKRFLPADYTDLPTGTADAALQTVIDEKRKEFVGSGMRWFDQKRLNLDPAFAQTKTRTFKNQTYTLAPNSNRYIFPIGDKYILLSPELEQNPR, encoded by the coding sequence ATGAGAACAAAATATTTAATACTATTTGCAACACTCTTAATTTTTGGGACAGGTTGCAGAAAATATGTAGAAATTGAACAAAAGAATGTAAGAACACTCAAATATACGACTGATTTCAGGTATGTAATGAATAACATCCAGAATCTTGAAGGTACATGCAGTTACCCCATCTTTTCTGGTGATGATACCGAAATCACAGATCCTTCGCGAATTCTTGCGATGGACGATATACAAAGTAATGTATATACCTGGTCAGCTAAATATACCAGTGATTCACAAGGTGACAGCGATTGGAACGGGCTCTATAAAACTATTTATACCTGTAATGAAGTTATTGCCGGTGTGCGTGATTCACAGGGCGGAACAAACGCAGATAAAGAACAGATTTATGCAGAGGCGCTTGTGCACCGTGCTTATGCTTATCTGATATTGGTAAATATGTATGGAAAACAATATAATTCAGCCACTTCATCGACTGATTTAGGTGTTCCTTTATTGCTTACACCAAATTTGTATACCAGCTTAAAGCGTCAGCCGGTAGCAGCGGTATACGCTCAGATTCAAAAGGACCTGACGGAATCTGTTTCCAGGCTGCCTGCACTACCAGATTACAATATGAAACCTGCAAAGGTTTCCGCTTATGCGATCCTGTCGAGAACTTACCTGAATATGCGTGATTTTAACCGGGCCGGATTATATGCGGACAGTTCATTGACCCTGCAAAGTACATTGCTTGATCTCCAAAAATATGCAACTGCTCCGGGTACGGTACCTACAAGGCTGAATGATCCTGAAGTGTTATTGTCTAAAACTACAGGGGTAACTGTTACAGCAGTCTCTATCAGTAATGATTTGCTGACTTCTATGGGCACAAGAGATCTTCGCTACCAGATTTTTACAGGTGCAAGATCAGTTTTTGGGCGTTCATTCAGTGGCACGTTTACAGGAAGGGCATATTCAAGATATCTGCTAAACGGTGAGTTTGTGATCGTCAATGGTCCTTCTGTCCCTGAAATGATGCTCGTTAAAGCGGAATGCCTTGCACGTGCCGGAAATGCCACATCAGCAATTAGCATGGTCAATAATTTACGCAAAAAACGTTTTCTTCCTGCGGATTATACAGATCTGCCGACCGGCACTGCCGATGCCGCGTTACAAACAGTGATAGACGAAAAGCGCAAAGAGTTTGTTGGCAGTGGAATGAGATGGTTTGACCAGAAACGCCTGAACCTGGATCCGGCATTTGCACAAACCAAAACCAGAACATTTAAGAACCAGACGTATACGCTTGCACCTAACAGTAACAGGTATATTTTTCCGATAGGGGACAAGTATATCTTACTTAGTCCTGAATTAGAACAAAACCCAAGATAA
- a CDS encoding SusC/RagA family TonB-linked outer membrane protein gives MYKNFTLNFEVRHAYVYRFLLVMRLTVLILLVAFMQLSASTMAQKVTMVEKNASLEHVLREIRKQTGYSIIYDLDAVLHAKPVSINVKGVSVFEAIQQSLVAQSLGFSFEGRTIVIKERTLTERIAEAVIAEEVRIIVQDSVGRLLPGANVYDKTRNKMYTTNSKGEVLITNIPKNGLVLQITYVGNKTEEIFVDRKSGSPALVIMRPVQADLKEINVVSTGYQKISRDRVAGAYTVVSSEELAKTPAVNLMDRLEGKVPGVKFDVKNNTVQIRGVNNYGGNGGLPLIVIDGFVMINSSDQPTLTQRTGSTFGNPIISNLNIADIEQITFLKDASATSIWGSRAANGVIVIDTKKGKASNPSLNFSYVFGISKNPSLSKLKWMNSAQYVNLEQEMVDKGFITDPALATPGNEIYAQNNSEATEWMFKVKRGTATVQQRDAALAEISSRNGQQQIEDNLMQNAINNQYNLSYSGGTEHSNYYVSGGYVKDVPVFKKNVGENAFLNANTSTSFLNKRITLRTLLNYQYSKSIYNSSGVDALSSNLTSLRPYDLLLDASGNPIFRTNIFRQSIADSYTAQGYLPFGYNAVDQLNYSNYTSKNNVFRFNAGLNGKITSWLNADVSISSQRQIGYNTMLDELNSYNSRILVNTGTVVTNGKLVYNVPYGGKIYTANENSYDTGLRGQLNSDFTLHNIHHVNIIAGAEIRETGSTRTNETRYGYNEDTGGIGAANPTDQYMTFYGYSSNLGQNLSGILQTRKRYLSYYSNASYAFNDKYFATGSVRFDDYTQLGLDRSKRAKPFWSAGVRWNATREDFLSDIKWINNLSVRATVGTAGSIPLSGTNLTLIDITGTDQRTGQPLANISTPANSALSWETTRSYNLGLDFNLFHNKLSGTFDIYKKRTSGILSNYPYNATYGWSSLVFNSGTLNGNGYEFGLNSEVLHAGMFSWKSTLNFSYNTNKVTDVRYENNASSLAGSGSTVAGMPLGSLYVYRWAGLDNKGQSQIYDRNNNIISSTTNLTSAFTKQDLKYAGRQVAPYTAGFMNTFRYGQFEANVQITGYFGHVFTKTSLDSYPTFQGNFSGVLGRNADLALRWRNPGDEATTNVPGLSDVNFSSINRYSNSDLLVRKADNIRLQQVSLGYVVPQRMLPAGMIKSLTISANVRNLGLIWRANKDGIDPEYVNTVKFSGLPPTQSYVFGLNASF, from the coding sequence ATGTATAAAAATTTTACTTTAAATTTTGAGGTACGTCATGCGTACGTCTATAGATTTCTCCTTGTTATGCGATTGACTGTCCTGATTTTACTGGTTGCTTTCATGCAGTTGAGCGCATCTACGATGGCCCAGAAAGTGACAATGGTCGAGAAAAATGCTTCACTGGAACATGTGCTGCGTGAAATACGCAAGCAAACCGGCTATTCGATCATTTATGATCTTGATGCGGTACTGCATGCGAAACCTGTCAGTATCAATGTAAAAGGTGTTTCTGTTTTTGAGGCCATTCAGCAATCACTTGTTGCTCAATCGCTTGGCTTTTCATTTGAAGGACGTACTATTGTCATTAAAGAGCGGACGCTCACAGAACGTATTGCCGAAGCGGTGATTGCTGAAGAAGTCAGGATCATTGTACAGGATTCTGTCGGCCGTTTGCTCCCGGGAGCAAATGTTTACGACAAGACACGGAACAAAATGTATACTACCAATTCAAAAGGAGAGGTGCTGATTACTAATATCCCTAAAAATGGGCTCGTTTTGCAGATCACGTATGTTGGGAACAAAACTGAAGAGATCTTCGTTGACAGGAAAAGCGGTTCGCCGGCTCTGGTCATTATGAGACCGGTACAGGCAGATCTGAAAGAAATAAATGTGGTCTCCACAGGATACCAAAAGATTAGTAGAGATCGTGTTGCAGGTGCCTATACGGTGGTATCCAGCGAGGAACTGGCCAAAACTCCGGCAGTGAACCTGATGGATAGGCTGGAAGGTAAAGTTCCTGGTGTTAAATTCGACGTTAAGAATAATACGGTCCAGATCAGGGGCGTAAACAATTATGGTGGCAATGGAGGTTTACCGCTGATCGTTATTGATGGATTTGTGATGATCAATTCAAGTGACCAGCCAACACTTACCCAAAGAACAGGAAGTACATTTGGAAATCCGATCATCAGCAACCTGAATATAGCTGATATCGAACAGATTACTTTTCTTAAGGATGCTTCGGCTACTTCTATCTGGGGATCCAGGGCAGCTAATGGCGTAATTGTAATTGATACCAAGAAAGGTAAGGCTTCTAATCCTTCACTAAACTTTAGCTATGTATTCGGCATCTCCAAAAACCCTTCTTTATCCAAACTAAAATGGATGAATAGCGCCCAATATGTGAATCTGGAGCAGGAAATGGTAGATAAGGGATTTATTACGGATCCTGCCCTGGCCACTCCTGGTAATGAAATTTATGCGCAAAATAACAGTGAGGCTACAGAATGGATGTTTAAGGTAAAGCGGGGCACAGCAACAGTGCAGCAGAGGGATGCAGCCCTGGCAGAAATTTCTTCCAGAAACGGACAGCAACAGATTGAAGATAATCTGATGCAGAACGCGATCAATAATCAGTATAATCTTTCCTATTCAGGTGGTACTGAACATAGCAACTATTATGTATCAGGCGGATATGTTAAAGATGTCCCGGTATTTAAAAAGAATGTGGGAGAAAATGCATTTTTAAATGCCAACACTTCTACCAGCTTTCTGAACAAGCGCATTACCTTACGGACACTGCTGAATTACCAATACTCCAAAAGTATTTATAATAGCAGCGGTGTAGATGCTTTATCCAGCAACTTAACGTCATTGAGACCTTATGATCTGCTTCTGGATGCAAGTGGCAATCCGATTTTCCGGACTAATATTTTCAGGCAATCTATAGCAGATAGTTATACTGCACAAGGCTATCTTCCTTTTGGCTACAATGCAGTGGATCAGCTGAACTATTCAAACTATACCAGTAAGAATAATGTATTCAGGTTCAATGCCGGGCTGAACGGAAAGATTACCAGCTGGCTGAACGCAGATGTTTCCATATCCAGTCAGCGTCAGATAGGTTACAACACTATGCTGGATGAGCTAAATAGTTATAATTCAAGGATTCTTGTCAATACAGGAACTGTGGTTACGAATGGTAAACTGGTATATAATGTACCTTATGGCGGCAAAATTTATACCGCTAATGAAAACTCTTATGATACCGGACTCCGCGGTCAGCTGAATTCTGATTTCACCCTTCACAATATACATCATGTGAATATTATCGCAGGTGCAGAGATCAGGGAAACAGGTAGTACCAGGACTAATGAGACACGTTATGGATATAACGAGGACACAGGGGGGATTGGCGCGGCAAATCCTACGGATCAATACATGACATTTTATGGTTACTCAAGCAACCTGGGCCAAAATCTGAGTGGCATATTGCAGACCCGTAAACGCTATCTTTCTTATTATAGTAATGCCTCTTATGCATTCAATGATAAATATTTCGCTACTGGTAGCGTAAGGTTTGACGATTACACGCAGCTTGGGCTGGACAGATCTAAACGAGCTAAACCATTCTGGTCTGCTGGTGTAAGGTGGAATGCTACTAGAGAGGACTTTTTGTCGGATATAAAATGGATCAATAATCTTTCGGTACGTGCAACAGTAGGAACTGCAGGTTCTATCCCGCTTAGCGGAACCAATCTGACATTAATTGATATAACAGGTACAGATCAGCGCACCGGGCAGCCTTTGGCCAACATCAGCACTCCGGCAAACTCAGCATTGAGTTGGGAAACTACCCGCTCGTATAACCTTGGACTGGACTTTAACTTATTCCACAACAAACTATCAGGTACATTTGACATTTACAAAAAACGTACCTCCGGGATTTTGAGTAATTACCCCTATAATGCTACTTACGGCTGGTCATCCCTGGTATTCAACAGTGGAACGCTAAATGGCAATGGTTATGAGTTCGGACTGAACAGTGAAGTGCTTCACGCTGGTATGTTCAGCTGGAAATCAACCCTTAATTTCTCTTATAATACAAATAAGGTTACTGACGTACGTTATGAAAATAATGCCAGTTCTCTTGCCGGAAGCGGTAGTACTGTAGCTGGTATGCCGCTAGGCTCCCTTTATGTATATCGTTGGGCAGGTTTGGATAACAAAGGACAATCTCAGATCTATGACCGTAATAACAATATTATCTCCAGCACGACAAACTTAACTTCAGCATTTACCAAACAGGATCTCAAATATGCTGGCAGACAGGTAGCTCCTTATACAGCTGGCTTTATGAACACCTTCCGTTATGGTCAGTTTGAAGCTAACGTACAAATTACCGGATACTTTGGTCATGTGTTTACCAAGACGTCACTTGATAGCTATCCAACATTTCAGGGGAATTTCTCCGGCGTGCTTGGCAGAAACGCAGATCTTGCATTACGCTGGAGAAACCCTGGGGATGAAGCTACAACCAATGTACCGGGACTGAGCGATGTGAACTTTAGCAGCATTAACAGATATTCAAACTCTGATCTGCTGGTTCGCAAGGCAGACAATATCAGACTGCAACAGGTTTCACTAGGCTATGTGGTTCCGCAAAGAATGCTTCCTGCGGGTATGATCAAATCACTGACCATCTCTGCGAATGTAAGGAACCTGGGGTTGATCTGGAGAGCAAATAAAGATGGAATTGATCCGGAATATGTCAATACGGTCAAATTTAGTGGCCTCCCACCAACACAGAGTTATGTATTTGGATTGAACGCTTCATTTTAA
- a CDS encoding FecR family protein, with the protein MKNLKSEDIIDAFLDGKATAEVSARLETWYLLKAEQAAETDVQHDYEVKNDRMWMNIQQAIKNDSVPPSKVVRLSRISRWAVAAAILMICSLSVLYYKQSNQPVERFTISKGKDIAPGKNSAFLTLANGKRVDLSNAENGVLLAESGLSIVKTKNGQLVYHTKPGQAQSNKPNTIQTPVGGQYMVILPDGSKVWLNAASSLTYPTAFDQDERKVSLTGEGYFEIAHLMQKSGKAVIPFVVTVMKSGKLNQQVKVLGTHFNINSYPDEPVVTTTLLQGSVVVNIPSAQSAVLKPQQQAILKGLQLDVSPADTEVAMAWKNGEFIFREDLASAMRKVARWYGVEVSYEESAPKNLMLGGWMSRETNISAILNHIQSTGKVHFTIEGRRVIVSR; encoded by the coding sequence ATGAAAAATCTTAAATCTGAAGATATTATTGATGCCTTTCTGGATGGCAAAGCCACAGCTGAAGTGTCTGCAAGGCTTGAAACCTGGTATCTTCTGAAAGCGGAACAAGCTGCAGAAACTGATGTGCAACACGATTACGAAGTAAAGAATGACAGGATGTGGATGAATATTCAGCAGGCAATTAAAAATGACAGTGTTCCGCCCTCCAAAGTAGTGCGTCTGTCTCGCATTTCGAGATGGGCCGTTGCTGCTGCGATTCTAATGATCTGCAGTTTGTCTGTCCTCTATTATAAACAAAGTAATCAGCCTGTGGAACGCTTTACCATCAGTAAGGGAAAAGATATTGCCCCAGGCAAAAACAGTGCATTTCTTACCCTTGCCAATGGTAAAAGGGTTGATTTAAGCAATGCTGAGAATGGCGTATTACTTGCAGAAAGCGGGTTAAGTATTGTGAAAACAAAAAATGGACAACTCGTTTACCATACTAAACCTGGACAGGCCCAGTCCAATAAGCCCAATACAATACAAACACCAGTAGGCGGACAATATATGGTCATACTGCCGGATGGCTCAAAAGTTTGGCTCAACGCAGCATCTTCGCTGACCTACCCAACTGCCTTTGATCAGGATGAACGTAAAGTGAGCTTAACAGGGGAAGGATATTTTGAAATTGCACACCTCATGCAAAAATCCGGAAAGGCAGTAATTCCTTTTGTAGTAACAGTGATGAAATCCGGAAAACTCAATCAGCAGGTTAAAGTTTTAGGTACACATTTCAATATCAACAGCTATCCGGATGAACCGGTGGTCACTACTACGCTACTACAAGGAAGTGTTGTAGTGAACATCCCTTCAGCTCAAAGTGCTGTTTTAAAACCGCAGCAACAAGCCATACTGAAAGGCTTACAACTTGATGTATCCCCTGCTGATACAGAAGTGGCCATGGCCTGGAAAAATGGTGAGTTTATTTTTCGTGAAGACCTGGCCAGCGCAATGCGAAAAGTGGCGCGCTGGTATGGTGTGGAGGTCAGTTATGAGGAATCAGCTCCGAAGAACCTGATGCTTGGCGGATGGATGTCAAGAGAGACTAATATTTCAGCTATACTGAATCATATACAATCAACAGGAAAAGTTCATTTTACGATTGAAGGAAGGAGGGTTATAGTTTCAAGGTAA
- a CDS encoding RNA polymerase sigma factor yields MDYGIADLNDESLLLMLKSGDQLAFSEIYQRYWPILYRHAFRMLKSDAESEDVVQDIFIKFWKTAPNLPDHTTLGAYLYTMVRNTVLNIIAKSSVHASYRSDLERFMVDGYELSDHLVREKILAKLIEQEIQQLPSRMREVFERKRIDHLSYKEIAEAMNISELTVKTQMNKAITILRRKLGNHIALFFTLL; encoded by the coding sequence ATGGACTATGGGATTGCTGATTTGAATGATGAATCGTTGCTTTTGATGCTCAAAAGTGGTGATCAGTTGGCTTTTTCCGAAATATATCAGCGTTATTGGCCTATTTTGTACCGCCATGCGTTTAGAATGCTTAAATCAGATGCTGAATCTGAGGATGTTGTTCAGGATATATTTATAAAATTCTGGAAGACTGCCCCTAATCTTCCTGACCATACAACTCTTGGTGCTTATCTGTACACCATGGTACGAAACACCGTACTCAATATTATTGCAAAGAGTAGCGTACATGCTTCCTACCGGAGTGATCTGGAAAGATTTATGGTGGATGGATATGAACTTTCGGATCACCTGGTCCGGGAAAAGATCCTTGCTAAATTGATAGAACAGGAAATACAGCAACTGCCATCCAGAATGAGGGAAGTTTTTGAAAGAAAACGGATTGATCATCTATCCTATAAAGAGATTGCTGAGGCGATGAATATTTCTGAACTCACTGTAAAGACACAAATGAACAAAGCTATCACCATTCTCCGCAGAAAACTGGGGAACCATATTGCCCTTTTCTTTACCTTATTATAA